The genomic segment GCTGCGGCCGCTGCCTGCCAAGTGGCACGGGTTGCAGGATGTGGAGACGCGCTACCGCCGGCGCTATCTGGATCTGGTGGCCAATCCGGAAGTGGCCCGGGTCTTTGAGCAGCGCAGCCGCATCGTGGACGAGATCCGCGCCTACCTGCGCGCCAAGAATTTCCTGGAAGTGGAGACGCCCATGATGCAGTCCCTGGCCGGCGGCGCCGCAGGCGAGCCTTTTGTCACGCATCACAACGCACTCGACACAGACCTGTACCTGCGCCTGGCGCCGGAGCTTTTTTTGAAGCGGCTCCTGGTGGGCGGCTTTGACCGGGTCTACGAGATGAACCGCAATTTCCGCAACGAGGGGCTTTCGCCGCGCCACAATCCGGAGTTCACCATGCTGGAGCTTTACGAGGCGTATTCGGATTGCCGGGGCATGATGGACATCACGCGCGAGCTCATCCTGCACGTGGCGGAAAAGGTTTTTGGGTCCACCACTCTGACGCTCGGCGGTAAAGAGGTGAACCTGGGCAAGCCCTGGAAGGAACTCTCTTTTGCGCAGCTCATGGAGGAGCACTACGGGATCCTGCCCTCGGATCCGCTGGAGCTCGTGGCGGAAAAGCTCTCCAAGGACAACCCGGATCTGAGCAAGGAGGCGCGGGCCGGGGGCAAGAAGCTGAGCAAGGGCATGATGCTAACCAAGATTATGACGATTCTCCAGGAGCAGCTCGAGCCCAGCGAACAGGCTGAGCCCATCTTCATGACGGATTTCCTCACGGTCACAAGCCCTTTGGCCAAGAGCCGGCCGGACAACCCGTATGTGGTCGAGCGCTTTGAGCTCTTTATGGGCGGCATGGAACTGGCCAACGGCTACTCGGAGCTCAATGATCCCATTGATCAGAAGAAACGCTTTGAGGAACAACTGGCCTCCAGCGACAAGAAGGCAGCCAGTGTGGATGAGGATTTTGTCACGGCCCTGGAGCACGGCATGCCGCCGGCCGGGGGCCTGGGTATCGGCATCGACCGTCTGGTGATGCTGCTCACAGGGCAGCCCTCCATCAAAGATGTGATTCTGTTCCCGCAACTGCGACCTTTGGGGTAGGCCTTGCGCTACGAATTTTCACTCGCCATCCGTTATCTTCTGACCAAGCGTCACGAAAGCTTCATTTCGATTGTGACCCTGATGTCGGTTCTGGGCGTGGCCGTGGGTGTGACTGCGCTCATTGTGGTGCTTTCGGTCATGAATGGATTTGACCGCGACCTGCGCGACAAATTCATCGGGGTGCAAGCGCAGTTGGTGGTGCAGGCTCCCGGCGGCATTGTGGACGCGTCCGGCTTGGATGAAATCATTCACGCCGACCCTGAGGTCGTGGCCTCTGCCCCCTTTATCCAGGGCCAGGCCATGTTGCGCACCGAGGGCAGCGCCTTTGGCGTGATGGTGCGCGGGGTCGACAGCGCCCGGGAATCCCAGGTCACGAACGTGGCCGGCCATTTTGTTCAGGGAAGTTTGAAGTTTCCCGAGGCCATGTGGG from the Candidatus Omnitrophota bacterium genome contains:
- the lysS gene encoding lysine--tRNA ligase, with amino-acid sequence MNEPPETEQHTNEAEILAQRRAKLQMLLDQGVQPFGGRFERSHANQFLVDHYEEGLQVKVAGRVTARRLHGKAAFCDLRDQSGTIQCYFKGNQIGAESFQRFVDAIDMGDFLGVSGPLFKTRTEQVSVQVEQWEVLSKALRPLPAKWHGLQDVETRYRRRYLDLVANPEVARVFEQRSRIVDEIRAYLRAKNFLEVETPMMQSLAGGAAGEPFVTHHNALDTDLYLRLAPELFLKRLLVGGFDRVYEMNRNFRNEGLSPRHNPEFTMLELYEAYSDCRGMMDITRELILHVAEKVFGSTTLTLGGKEVNLGKPWKELSFAQLMEEHYGILPSDPLELVAEKLSKDNPDLSKEARAGGKKLSKGMMLTKIMTILQEQLEPSEQAEPIFMTDFLTVTSPLAKSRPDNPYVVERFELFMGGMELANGYSELNDPIDQKKRFEEQLASSDKKAASVDEDFVTALEHGMPPAGGLGIGIDRLVMLLTGQPSIKDVILFPQLRPLG